A stretch of the Filimonas lacunae genome encodes the following:
- a CDS encoding T9SS type B sorting domain-containing protein — MRKKSTLIFFKTAFLLLVVLSGSFSTAWSQVDYSIGNTTNGSNYAQPNFIGFALQSPCPLQDYRESSRAQYLYLASELQAAGMLPGEIQAIKFTVSATNGADVIENLVFKIGGTSVTALSNTSWETISNAVSTSAQDYFATDGVNTFTLPVPFIWNGTDNIIIEMCNGSADAATSVTNSVNNSVTWSMMSFNCSHNYAANDLAAGSACGTNATTESGYSQMLRPNIIFNWYPTAVCDGSFGEGTVVSSATSVCGTGTVNLSWSGTLAKGMTYQWQKSPDNNTANFTDISGATSFTYTTGQNASTYYRLKITCGNGGAVKYTPGIQITSPAQVNGTFTINNSVTASDPVAGVFKSFNDAYNYIKCGINGPIVFNVVNTGTTYTEQLKLYEVVGASATNTITFNGNGATIAYTSTNTNERAVIKLNGADYFIFDNLKVTATGTTSSQYGFGFHLLNDADYNVVKNCTISMSTTTTSENYAGIVVNSADDAVNSYDPSYCDYNTFDHNTIIGGTYGVGLFSAESSAIQHNTISNNTFKNFYQYGIYFSYNYFLTIEGNDFSRPDRTASTTQTYGIYGFYISSFVKVNKNRFHTFFAAQPDNTGDFIGIRFHSVDGEVGNENIVSNNLIYDIVSRGKLFGIYSSYSDAAFYFYNTISFDDVASTATLPTYGFYQEGQSGDLVYKNNIVSITRTGAGKKYAMYFATPETIVFTTDYNNLHVASHPTCFTGYINNAEVKTLADWKIASAQDAHSTDGEPGFTDIAGGNFQPTSVLLMDKGTPVSITTDVLGATRSTTKPDIGSYEYNLPGCTTGFSAGTAYATSGNTSCSNKQVTLNLKNYDLGAGLTFTWESSPNGTNQWTAVSGDLEYPAYTFVTGTQTLYYRCAVSCNGGTPVRSTVAQITIGASFPAGTYTIDKTQPTDPAGSKNFASFKEAVAAISCGIAGPIVFDVKAGTYAEQIRIAEIPGASATNTVTFKSVDNNPATATLQYTSTKVAENYVVRLDSARFINFKALTVASTDYTYGVVFDIVNTAGNDSILNCVINAPVALTKAETCSGIYAATGFVGGNLVIKGNTIKNGAKGVFVNGATTTDNSTYATVTYSSNNIIESNTFTGTYDQAVYVANTSRLRVFNNTITINSANVNTNYGSGTAGIFVTNSDTALVVTGNNITISNNKGYVYGIALTYNNNTAAERGKVLNNKVVAVEGQTMRIYGLTSDHNSNMDVMNNTVSVASTVSGSSNGSNTVALQTLSSLNINYYNNTFINSSTKTGVYNVACYVDHQYGSEGGNVNMKNNVFANIGGGPALHYLYNPYQIKSDYNLIYSTGAVLIKQSPSSTDKNYANLAAWIADYAVDMHSIVYEPGIVSNKDVQPDVTNEKSWAMQGRGVQIAGNNVDINGNARSTTLLDGVPDLGAYEFLPTVAPPALTATPATPAAGTTQVFNMGSDTVMKITWGASVPTAVTMKRYSGVLPDGLAATEKSMYYYVDADVTGAGTYQYNVQQYYIDPWLRNVTPESVAKVGKTDATGKWVVNANSKIDSLLNILSDVNQDFLDKFTGLTDGKAPEKPVVITTPDSTTAGTRFWIPYPNTQSFWYGNGQVLKLYLGAQKATTATVTINGTSYSKTYTIPAGGVTLTSEIPKSGEWDARILTEGLSNRAILVESADPITVNVDIPAQVSSNILPTGTYSKEYTALGYNQISSYNSGIATSFVEVVADNDNTVVQITPSAATAGGRVAGVPFQVTLNRGEIYQVQGAFKTYHADQYSYECYDLTGTRVVSVPNSKGDCFPIAVFSGSSSSSVRCADYETGSELPLYQQNMPATAWGKHFLYAPMNTSLVIGETMYHIYRIQVKDPATVVKRNGTVLTGLQNNNYYQFLSNEAEAIDADKPVMVAQIQTWLLDCMNDISMESGSRESLLYLTPLGNGVNKSTLFRKYGTGRYGWTGPLPAYNYITVVLPNEGLTSLKIDGSNTFDNVITHPANAAYSVVTKRWASKDTISQITCDTLFTGTAYMPGSPTSAYSYNVGYQVPRVKLKNDAIVNQYNTSDTANAYACVGTGFKPVIALPVAASALVWKLSSVSGVTPATDITVKNPVAIDTVEMDFKDYYVYQLNQNVEFSSVGTYSIPVTAAYVEATGSCERTVDGAVHVKVVASPVADFAITYSGCVNTNAQYNGSVTSAENATAYSWTWKLGDTTTAYTQQVTKMYTKGGTYNVVLQVVTADGCAADTTKKIMVNAAPMADVISDSVGTCPGSNATFQIKDPVTNVTYNWYNTNAGGAAISTGTDYTATNVTVKQYYYIGTTLNGCNSDTMKRVVAYIIPAVAATVVEADSVGVYTVRFAWQAVTNATGYEVSTDNGLSWITPSSGATGLTHTISGLKPLQTVTLIVRALGGCEIKESNTATATTLSDKVFIPNSFTPNGDGKNDVLKVYSQNIKTLRFMVFNQWGEKVFETSDVSIGWNGAYNGKPQPSGVYMYVSRMELTTGEVVEKKGTINLVR; from the coding sequence ATGAGGAAAAAATCCACTCTGATTTTTTTTAAAACTGCATTCCTGCTTTTGGTAGTGCTATCCGGAAGTTTTTCAACTGCCTGGTCGCAGGTTGATTATTCCATTGGCAATACCACTAATGGTAGCAACTATGCCCAGCCCAACTTTATAGGGTTTGCTTTACAATCGCCCTGTCCTTTGCAAGACTATAGAGAGTCGTCCAGGGCACAATACCTGTACCTGGCATCCGAATTACAGGCTGCTGGCATGCTACCTGGTGAAATACAAGCCATTAAGTTCACTGTATCTGCTACCAATGGAGCAGATGTTATTGAAAACCTGGTATTTAAAATCGGTGGTACCAGTGTCACTGCCCTCAGCAATACTTCCTGGGAAACCATCAGCAATGCGGTGAGCACCAGTGCGCAGGATTACTTTGCTACTGATGGTGTAAATACGTTCACGCTGCCTGTTCCTTTTATCTGGAATGGTACAGATAACATTATTATAGAAATGTGTAATGGTTCCGCTGATGCGGCCACTTCCGTTACCAACTCTGTTAACAACTCCGTAACCTGGAGTATGATGTCATTCAACTGTTCGCATAACTATGCTGCCAACGACCTGGCGGCAGGTTCGGCCTGTGGCACCAACGCCACTACCGAATCGGGGTATAGCCAAATGTTGCGTCCTAATATTATTTTTAACTGGTATCCTACTGCTGTGTGTGATGGCAGCTTTGGCGAAGGCACTGTAGTGTCTTCTGCTACTTCTGTTTGCGGAACCGGAACAGTAAACCTGTCGTGGAGTGGAACACTGGCTAAAGGAATGACCTACCAGTGGCAGAAATCGCCTGATAATAATACCGCCAACTTCACTGATATCAGTGGGGCTACTTCGTTTACCTATACTACGGGGCAAAACGCTTCTACTTATTACCGGTTAAAAATTACCTGTGGCAATGGCGGCGCAGTAAAATACACCCCTGGCATACAAATTACCAGTCCGGCCCAAGTAAACGGCACGTTCACTATTAATAACAGTGTTACGGCTTCCGATCCGGTGGCGGGTGTGTTCAAGTCGTTTAACGATGCGTATAATTATATTAAATGCGGCATCAATGGGCCCATTGTATTCAATGTAGTAAACACCGGCACAACCTATACCGAACAACTGAAGTTGTACGAGGTGGTAGGCGCCAGCGCCACCAACACTATTACCTTTAATGGTAATGGAGCCACCATTGCTTATACCTCTACCAACACCAACGAGCGTGCGGTAATTAAGTTAAACGGTGCAGATTATTTTATATTCGATAATCTGAAGGTAACAGCAACGGGCACTACCTCCAGCCAATATGGCTTCGGCTTTCACCTGTTGAATGACGCAGATTACAACGTGGTTAAAAATTGTACCATTTCTATGAGTACTACTACCACTTCTGAAAACTATGCAGGTATCGTGGTTAACTCAGCAGATGACGCGGTTAACTCTTACGACCCCAGCTATTGCGATTATAATACGTTCGATCATAACACCATTATTGGTGGTACTTATGGGGTGGGGCTATTCAGTGCAGAGTCTTCCGCCATACAGCATAACACTATCTCCAACAATACCTTTAAAAACTTTTATCAATATGGTATCTATTTCTCTTACAATTATTTCCTTACTATAGAAGGGAACGATTTCAGCAGGCCCGACCGAACGGCTAGTACCACACAAACGTATGGTATCTATGGTTTCTATATCAGCTCGTTTGTAAAGGTGAATAAAAACCGTTTCCATACTTTCTTTGCCGCACAACCTGATAACACAGGCGACTTTATTGGTATTCGCTTTCACAGTGTAGATGGCGAGGTGGGAAATGAAAACATTGTTTCCAACAACCTTATCTACGATATTGTAAGCCGTGGCAAGCTGTTTGGTATTTACAGCTCGTATTCTGATGCAGCATTCTATTTCTATAACACTATTTCGTTTGATGATGTTGCCAGCACTGCTACTTTGCCTACCTATGGTTTTTACCAGGAAGGGCAGTCGGGCGATCTCGTTTACAAAAACAATATTGTAAGCATTACCAGAACGGGTGCGGGTAAAAAATACGCGATGTATTTTGCTACCCCCGAAACCATTGTATTTACTACCGATTATAACAACCTGCATGTGGCTTCACATCCCACTTGTTTCACAGGCTATATCAATAATGCAGAGGTGAAAACACTGGCCGACTGGAAAATTGCTTCGGCACAGGATGCACATTCTACAGACGGCGAACCCGGATTTACAGATATAGCTGGCGGTAATTTTCAGCCAACCAGTGTATTGCTGATGGATAAAGGCACGCCTGTATCTATTACTACAGATGTGTTGGGTGCCACCAGAAGCACTACCAAGCCAGATATCGGTTCTTATGAATATAACCTGCCTGGTTGTACCACCGGTTTTTCGGCAGGTACTGCCTACGCCACTTCGGGTAATACTTCCTGCTCTAACAAACAGGTTACTTTAAACCTGAAAAATTATGATTTAGGTGCAGGGTTAACCTTTACCTGGGAAAGCTCACCCAATGGCACCAACCAGTGGACTGCCGTTAGTGGCGACCTGGAATACCCGGCTTATACTTTTGTAACCGGCACACAAACTTTATATTACCGTTGTGCGGTAAGTTGTAACGGCGGTACGCCGGTGCGTTCAACAGTAGCGCAAATTACTATTGGCGCTTCTTTCCCTGCCGGTACGTACACTATCGATAAAACACAGCCTACCGATCCGGCTGGCAGCAAAAACTTTGCTTCGTTTAAAGAAGCGGTGGCTGCTATCAGTTGTGGCATTGCAGGTCCGATTGTGTTTGATGTAAAAGCAGGCACCTATGCCGAGCAGATACGCATAGCCGAAATACCAGGCGCTTCTGCTACCAACACGGTTACTTTTAAATCAGTAGATAACAATCCGGCTACAGCTACCCTGCAATATACTTCTACCAAAGTAGCAGAAAACTATGTAGTAAGGCTGGACAGCGCACGCTTTATCAACTTTAAAGCGTTAACAGTTGCCAGCACGGATTATACTTACGGCGTAGTGTTTGATATTGTAAATACAGCAGGCAACGACAGCATTCTCAACTGCGTAATTAATGCACCGGTTGCTTTAACTAAAGCAGAAACCTGTTCCGGCATTTATGCTGCTACCGGTTTTGTGGGGGGTAACCTGGTTATCAAAGGCAACACCATTAAAAACGGTGCTAAAGGTGTGTTTGTCAATGGCGCTACTACTACTGATAATTCCACGTATGCCACCGTTACTTACAGCAGCAATAATATTATTGAAAGCAACACTTTTACCGGCACATACGATCAGGCGGTGTATGTGGCCAATACATCCAGGTTACGCGTGTTCAATAACACTATCACTATTAACTCTGCCAACGTAAATACCAACTATGGCTCTGGTACCGCAGGTATATTTGTTACTAACAGCGATACTGCGTTGGTGGTTACCGGCAACAACATCACTATCAGCAATAACAAAGGATATGTATATGGTATTGCGCTCACCTATAACAACAATACCGCTGCCGAAAGAGGTAAGGTATTGAACAATAAAGTGGTGGCGGTAGAAGGGCAAACCATGCGCATTTATGGTTTAACCAGCGACCATAACAGCAATATGGATGTTATGAACAACACTGTATCTGTTGCATCTACTGTTTCTGGTTCGTCTAACGGAAGCAATACTGTTGCGTTACAAACATTAAGCTCACTCAATATTAATTATTACAACAACACGTTTATTAACTCCTCTACCAAAACCGGAGTGTATAATGTGGCCTGTTATGTCGATCATCAGTATGGTTCGGAAGGGGGTAATGTAAACATGAAGAACAACGTGTTTGCGAACATTGGCGGTGGCCCAGCCCTGCACTACCTGTACAATCCTTACCAGATTAAGAGCGATTACAACCTGATATATAGTACAGGTGCGGTACTGATTAAGCAAAGCCCTTCTTCTACCGATAAAAACTATGCAAACCTGGCAGCGTGGATTGCCGATTATGCAGTAGATATGCATTCTATTGTATACGAGCCAGGTATTGTAAGCAATAAAGATGTTCAGCCCGATGTAACCAACGAAAAATCGTGGGCTATGCAGGGGCGTGGTGTACAAATTGCCGGCAACAATGTGGATATTAACGGTAATGCCCGTTCTACAACCTTGCTGGATGGTGTGCCCGATTTAGGTGCGTATGAGTTTTTACCAACCGTAGCGCCACCTGCATTAACGGCTACCCCGGCTACACCTGCTGCCGGCACCACCCAAGTCTTTAACATGGGGTCCGATACGGTAATGAAAATTACCTGGGGTGCCTCTGTGCCTACTGCGGTTACTATGAAACGTTACTCCGGTGTGTTGCCTGATGGCTTGGCGGCTACTGAAAAGTCTATGTATTATTATGTAGATGCAGATGTTACCGGTGCGGGTACTTACCAGTATAATGTACAGCAATATTATATAGATCCCTGGTTGCGTAATGTAACACCCGAAAGCGTGGCGAAAGTGGGTAAAACGGATGCTACCGGTAAATGGGTAGTGAACGCTAACAGTAAAATAGATTCCTTACTGAATATTTTGTCGGATGTAAACCAGGATTTCCTGGATAAATTTACCGGCTTAACGGATGGCAAAGCTCCGGAAAAACCTGTAGTGATTACTACGCCAGACAGCACTACTGCGGGTACCCGTTTCTGGATACCTTATCCCAACACCCAAAGTTTCTGGTATGGCAACGGTCAGGTGCTGAAGCTGTACCTGGGCGCACAAAAGGCTACTACAGCTACCGTTACCATCAACGGTACCTCTTATAGTAAAACCTATACTATCCCTGCCGGTGGTGTAACGCTTACCAGCGAAATACCGAAGTCGGGCGAGTGGGATGCCAGGATATTAACCGAAGGTTTATCCAACAGGGCTATATTGGTAGAAAGTGCTGATCCTATTACCGTGAATGTAGATATACCTGCACAGGTAAGTTCTAATATTTTACCAACGGGTACCTACAGCAAAGAATACACTGCTTTAGGATATAACCAGATTTCCAGTTACAATTCAGGCATTGCTACCTCTTTTGTGGAAGTAGTGGCCGATAATGATAATACCGTGGTGCAGATTACGCCATCTGCTGCTACTGCTGGCGGACGTGTAGCGGGTGTACCATTCCAGGTTACCTTAAACAGAGGTGAAATTTACCAGGTGCAGGGGGCGTTTAAAACCTATCATGCCGATCAGTACAGTTATGAATGTTACGATTTAACTGGTACCAGGGTGGTGTCGGTACCTAACAGCAAAGGCGATTGTTTCCCTATAGCGGTGTTCTCGGGCAGCTCCAGTTCCAGTGTGCGTTGTGCAGATTACGAAACCGGTAGTGAATTGCCGCTGTATCAGCAGAATATGCCGGCAACTGCCTGGGGCAAACATTTCCTGTATGCACCAATGAACACATCGTTGGTGATAGGCGAAACCATGTATCATATTTACCGCATACAGGTAAAAGATCCTGCTACGGTGGTAAAAAGAAATGGTACGGTGTTGACTGGTTTGCAGAACAACAATTATTACCAGTTTCTTAGCAATGAAGCGGAAGCTATTGATGCCGATAAGCCGGTAATGGTGGCGCAGATACAAACCTGGTTGCTGGATTGTATGAATGATATTTCTATGGAGTCAGGCTCAAGAGAATCCTTGTTATACCTCACTCCATTAGGCAATGGTGTAAACAAGTCTACCTTGTTCCGCAAGTATGGCACAGGCCGTTATGGCTGGACGGGCCCACTGCCTGCTTATAACTACATTACGGTAGTATTGCCTAACGAAGGATTAACCTCGCTAAAAATTGATGGCAGCAACACGTTTGACAATGTAATTACGCATCCGGCTAATGCAGCTTATTCTGTTGTAACCAAAAGATGGGCTTCAAAAGATACCATCAGTCAAATTACCTGCGATACGTTGTTTACCGGAACGGCCTATATGCCAGGTTCTCCTACCAGCGCTTATAGTTATAATGTAGGCTACCAGGTGCCGAGGGTGAAATTGAAGAACGATGCTATTGTTAATCAATATAACACCTCCGACACAGCTAATGCATATGCCTGCGTAGGCACAGGCTTTAAACCGGTTATTGCATTGCCGGTAGCGGCCAGCGCTCTTGTGTGGAAGTTAAGCAGCGTAAGTGGGGTTACACCAGCTACGGATATTACAGTGAAAAATCCGGTAGCGATAGATACAGTAGAGATGGACTTTAAAGATTACTATGTATACCAGCTGAATCAGAATGTAGAGTTTAGCAGTGTAGGTACATATAGCATTCCTGTTACTGCTGCTTATGTAGAAGCTACAGGCTCATGTGAGCGCACAGTAGATGGGGCAGTACATGTGAAGGTAGTGGCTTCTCCGGTAGCCGACTTTGCTATCACTTACTCTGGTTGTGTGAATACCAATGCACAGTACAACGGTTCGGTAACCTCAGCAGAAAATGCTACGGCCTACAGCTGGACATGGAAGCTGGGCGATACTACTACCGCTTATACACAACAGGTAACTAAAATGTATACCAAGGGTGGCACTTACAATGTAGTGTTGCAGGTAGTTACCGCCGATGGTTGTGCTGCCGATACTACCAAAAAGATAATGGTGAACGCGGCGCCAATGGCTGATGTCATCAGTGATAGCGTGGGCACCTGTCCTGGAAGTAATGCCACTTTCCAAATTAAAGACCCGGTAACCAATGTAACGTATAACTGGTATAACACCAATGCCGGTGGCGCTGCTATCAGCACGGGAACCGATTATACAGCTACCAATGTTACGGTTAAACAATACTACTATATAGGCACTACGCTTAATGGCTGTAACTCCGATACCATGAAGCGTGTGGTAGCTTACATCATCCCTGCAGTTGCCGCCACAGTGGTGGAAGCTGATTCGGTTGGGGTGTATACAGTACGCTTTGCATGGCAGGCTGTAACGAATGCTACAGGATATGAGGTGTCTACTGATAATGGTCTCAGCTGGATTACCCCTTCGTCCGGAGCAACAGGTTTAACACATACTATTTCAGGGTTGAAACCATTGCAAACAGTAACACTGATAGTGCGTGCGCTGGGTGGCTGCGAAATAAAAGAATCCAACACGGCTACTGCTACCACACTGTCCGATAAAGTGTTTATCCCTAACAGCTTTACACCTAACGGAGATGGTAAAAACGATGTGCTGAAAGTGTATTCACAAAACATCAAAACCCTCAGGTTTATGGTATTTAACCAGTGGGGTGAAAAGGTGTTTGAAACCAGCGATGTGAGTATAGGATGGAATGGCGCTTACAATGGTAAGCCACAACCATCCGGTGTGTATATGTATGTAAGCCGGATGGAATTAACTACCGGTGAAGTGGTAGAGAAAAAAGGAACTATTAACCTGGTTAGATAA
- a CDS encoding capsule assembly Wzi family protein, with protein MIQFFKSFLLMVLCLLCTAQATAQLDSLQGYVSTRAFGAYKKQVPFWMRSAVYGNKPSPDGVVDMTVGVYKPYQLDKEFNWSAGMEVQGSVKAVTVIEAFAKLKWRNWEIAAGRMKDMVGLADSSLSSGSFSVSGNALGIPQVKIGLSDYTPLPVLNQWIAVKASLSYGWIGRVPVQNIDRQPNVNDAQTYFHAGSFYARIGKPDARLQFYIGANHEVMWGDEKRIYGSIFPLSPAKTFLYAVLGKTYGSVQDTSFAKSKVGNQLGSVDVGMEYKGDRYAVFLYRQNIYDVGALARLANIMDGLNGIRIINLQEARRALHIHKMVFELLYTKNQAGGLKARYVKSGDENYYNNYVYTQGWSYKGAAIGNPFITLRSDGRASLSAGDERDYFVNNRVLALYAGIQGNYKDIGFTGKIALSKNWGTYGSSPEGHSTGPYRYPPPPSLYFHEKNQVSLYGSFDKAIGKGFMLDLAGALDTGSLLYYNVAVALTLRKVFK; from the coding sequence ATGATTCAGTTTTTTAAATCATTCCTGTTGATGGTGTTGTGCCTGCTATGTACGGCACAGGCTACTGCTCAGCTGGATTCATTGCAAGGCTATGTGAGCACCCGTGCGTTTGGTGCTTACAAAAAGCAGGTGCCATTCTGGATGCGTTCAGCTGTATATGGTAATAAGCCAAGCCCTGATGGAGTGGTGGATATGACTGTGGGAGTATATAAACCCTATCAGTTAGATAAAGAGTTTAATTGGTCGGCAGGGATGGAAGTGCAGGGAAGTGTAAAAGCAGTTACAGTTATTGAAGCGTTTGCTAAACTAAAATGGCGTAACTGGGAGATAGCAGCTGGCCGTATGAAAGATATGGTGGGTTTAGCTGATTCTTCTTTGTCATCCGGATCGTTCAGTGTTTCCGGTAATGCACTTGGAATTCCACAGGTGAAAATTGGATTGTCTGATTATACTCCTCTTCCTGTGTTGAATCAATGGATTGCGGTAAAAGCAAGCTTGTCGTACGGATGGATAGGGCGAGTGCCTGTCCAGAATATTGACCGCCAGCCCAATGTGAATGATGCGCAAACGTATTTTCATGCAGGTTCGTTTTATGCACGGATAGGAAAGCCGGATGCCCGCTTGCAGTTTTATATCGGTGCTAACCATGAAGTGATGTGGGGGGATGAAAAGCGCATATATGGTTCGATATTTCCTTTATCCCCTGCCAAAACATTTCTGTATGCAGTACTAGGGAAAACGTATGGAAGTGTGCAGGATACTTCCTTTGCCAAATCCAAAGTAGGTAACCAGTTGGGGTCTGTGGATGTTGGCATGGAGTATAAAGGCGATCGGTATGCGGTATTTCTATATCGGCAAAACATATACGATGTAGGCGCTTTGGCCAGGCTGGCTAATATAATGGATGGGCTCAATGGTATTCGTATTATCAATCTGCAGGAAGCACGCCGTGCACTTCATATACATAAAATGGTGTTCGAATTGCTGTACACGAAAAACCAGGCAGGAGGGCTCAAGGCCCGGTATGTGAAATCGGGAGATGAAAACTATTATAACAACTATGTCTACACACAGGGCTGGTCTTATAAAGGAGCAGCGATAGGTAATCCCTTTATCACATTGAGAAGCGATGGGCGTGCATCACTTTCAGCAGGAGACGAAAGAGATTATTTTGTTAACAACCGGGTGTTGGCTTTGTATGCAGGTATCCAGGGTAATTACAAGGATATAGGCTTTACTGGAAAAATAGCGCTCTCTAAAAACTGGGGCACATATGGTTCCAGTCCCGAAGGGCATTCAACAGGGCCCTATCGGTATCCACCACCGCCTTCATTATATTTTCATGAGAAAAACCAGGTGTCTTTATATGGCAGTTTTGATAAAGCCATCGGGAAAGGTTTTATGCTCGATCTGGCAGGGGCACTGGATACAGGCAGTCTGTTGTATTACAATGTAGCAGTGGCACTTACGCTGCGAAAGGTTTTTAAATAA
- a CDS encoding glycosyltransferase: MIFVTIGTQEPFDRLIKAVDDMAGVIKEHEVVAQVAHTRHVVKHMTCYPFLDPVGFNQYFNKASLIIAHAGMGTIISALEKGKPIIVLPRQLQYKEHRSNHQMATAKYMEELKYIHVVYDEALLAEKVDYVLHQNLKPLHTIGAVASEQLLSELNAFISS; encoded by the coding sequence ATGATATTCGTGACAATAGGTACACAGGAGCCTTTTGACAGGTTGATAAAGGCGGTAGATGATATGGCGGGTGTGATAAAAGAGCACGAAGTAGTGGCCCAGGTGGCACATACCAGACATGTGGTAAAGCATATGACCTGCTATCCTTTTTTAGATCCCGTAGGATTTAATCAGTATTTCAATAAAGCTTCTTTAATTATTGCGCATGCGGGCATGGGTACTATTATTTCTGCGCTGGAGAAGGGAAAGCCTATTATAGTGCTGCCCCGTCAGTTACAATACAAAGAGCATCGTAGCAATCACCAGATGGCTACTGCTAAATATATGGAGGAACTAAAGTATATACACGTTGTGTATGACGAGGCGTTGCTAGCCGAAAAAGTAGATTATGTTTTACACCAGAATTTAAAACCATTGCATACGATAGGAGCAGTTGCATCGGAACAACTGCTGTCTGAGTTAAATGCGTTTATTTCATCGTGA
- a CDS encoding exopolysaccharide biosynthesis polyprenyl glycosylphosphotransferase has translation MGNRSIQLFRLTFIICDFVIINVCLLCFHLVFSISGIELSFVADNNDYLMYNVAWVAAAVFCDLYAYHTNAVVKLIYKNTLKTFLLFSAIVAAYVVHSYGMDEAVQVLFAYFVTLAVLLTLVRIFNAYVLDFVIKKTRLTQRIAIVGHSNNAVQLADYFKEQNRLYSVEKMFDLEEPGKLSVGKDGRIINPIENCIEFARKNDIREIYFASPYRHSDELTSLLETAEKNCVRVKFVDKHALKGVRPGRKENVRLHYMDHFQVESLRAEPLDRYRNRIVKRMFDVVFSLLVIVLVLSWLLPLVALLIKLESKGPVFFTQLRSGRNNRPFMCFKFRSMFLNKYSDDMQATRGDARVTRVGSFLRRTSLDEFPQFFNVLKGDMSIVGPRPHMLKHTEKYSAIISEYMVRQFLKPGITGWAQVRGYRGETKDTLLMEKRVTHDIWYMENWKLLLDFKIVLYTVVNILKGDDSVF, from the coding sequence ATGGGAAATCGATCAATTCAGCTGTTTAGACTAACCTTCATTATTTGTGATTTTGTCATTATTAATGTCTGTTTACTTTGCTTTCACCTGGTATTTTCCATTAGCGGAATAGAGCTTTCGTTTGTTGCAGACAATAATGATTATTTAATGTACAATGTGGCCTGGGTGGCGGCTGCCGTGTTTTGCGATTTATATGCCTACCATACCAACGCAGTGGTAAAGTTGATTTATAAAAACACCCTGAAAACCTTTTTACTTTTTTCTGCTATTGTGGCGGCGTATGTAGTGCATTCGTATGGAATGGATGAAGCTGTTCAGGTATTGTTTGCCTACTTTGTTACACTGGCAGTATTATTAACCCTTGTGCGCATATTTAATGCGTATGTATTAGACTTTGTAATAAAGAAAACAAGGCTCACCCAGCGTATCGCTATTGTAGGCCATAGTAATAATGCCGTGCAGCTGGCCGATTATTTTAAAGAGCAGAACAGGTTGTACAGCGTAGAAAAAATGTTTGACCTGGAAGAACCAGGCAAGCTTTCGGTGGGTAAAGATGGCAGGATCATTAACCCTATTGAAAACTGTATTGAGTTTGCCCGGAAAAACGATATACGTGAAATTTATTTTGCTTCGCCCTACAGACATAGCGACGAACTGACTTCTTTGCTGGAAACCGCCGAAAAAAATTGTGTGCGGGTAAAGTTTGTAGACAAGCATGCATTGAAAGGGGTAAGGCCAGGTCGTAAGGAGAATGTGCGCCTGCATTATATGGATCATTTTCAGGTAGAAAGTCTGAGGGCAGAACCTTTAGACAGATACCGTAACCGGATAGTAAAAAGAATGTTTGATGTGGTGTTTAGTCTGCTGGTAATAGTGCTGGTGCTGTCGTGGTTGTTGCCACTGGTGGCGTTGCTTATTAAACTGGAATCGAAAGGTCCGGTGTTTTTTACACAGCTACGTTCGGGGCGTAATAATCGTCCCTTTATGTGCTTTAAGTTTCGCAGCATGTTTTTGAATAAATACAGCGACGACATGCAGGCTACCCGGGGAGATGCCAGGGTAACACGTGTGGGTAGCTTTTTAAGAAGAACAAGTTTAGATGAGTTTCCCCAGTTTTTTAATGTGTTAAAAGGAGATATGAGCATTGTAGGCCCCAGGCCGCATATGCTTAAGCATACGGAAAAATACAGCGCTATTATCAGCGAGTATATGGTAAGGCAGTTTTTAAAACCAGGCATCACGGGTTGGGCACAGGTGCGTGGCTATAGAGGAGAAACAAAAGATACTTTGTTGATGGAGAAAAGAGTGACGCACGATATCTGGTATATGGAGAACTGGAAGTTGTTGCTTGATTTTAAAATAGTGTTGTACACGGTTGTTAATATATTAAAAGGTGATGATTCAGTTTTTTAA